In Carya illinoinensis cultivar Pawnee chromosome 10, C.illinoinensisPawnee_v1, whole genome shotgun sequence, one DNA window encodes the following:
- the LOC122279313 gene encoding uncharacterized protein LOC122279313, whose product MEGRKPAASSSSSSSSSSLTDELFGFKESASSSTGIFGSIFAPSSKVLGRDSLHSEVAGRKQDSKNDSWQKKPGADETFKTIDGKSESMPDGDMSSIYQEQRVQPCHLSSSIYYGGQDVYSHPPSTQSSLYKKDGGEDDSGSASRGNWWQGSLYY is encoded by the exons ATGGAAGGGAGGAAGCCAGCcgcgtcatcatcatcatcatcatcttcttcttccttgacAGATGAGCTTTTCGGATTCAAAGAGTCGGCATCGTCTTCAACAGGGATTTTTGGGTCTATCTTTGCTCCTTCATCCAAG GTGCTAGGCAGGGACTCTCTGCACTCTGAGGTTGCTGGGAGAAAGCAGGATTCGAAGAACGATTCATGGCAGAAAAAACCTGGAGCAG ACGAAACCTTTAAAACCATTGACGGCAAAAGCGAGAGCATGCCAGATGGAGACATGAGTTCCATTTATCAGGAACAAAGAGTACAGCCATGTCATCTCAGTTCATCAATCTATTATGGTGGTCAAGACGTCTATTCTCATCCCCCGAGTACCCAGAGCTCTTTG TATAAGAAAGATGGGGGAGAAGATGATTCAGGGAGTGCTTCAAGAGGAAACTGGTGGCAAG GGTCTCTCTATTATTAA
- the LOC122279314 gene encoding putative lipid-transfer protein DIR1, whose translation MEAPMKFICLMGLLIIFSTAWPESVDGASACGKSTPYIEAFKLAPCAAAAQDEAAAVSDNCCLQVKRIGQNPSCLCAILLSDAAKSSGIKPEVAITIPKRCNIANRPVGYKCGPYTLP comes from the exons ATGGAGGCTCCAATGAAGTTCATCTGCCTTATGGGATTGCTTATCATTTTCAGCACGGCTTGGCCTGAATCAGTTGATGGGGCAAGCGCATGTGGGAAATCTACTCCATACATTGAGGCTTTCAAGCTTGCTCCTTGTGCAGCGGCGGCACAGGATGAGGCAGCAGCTGTTTCGGACAATTGCTGCCTCCAGGTGAAGAGAATAGGCCAAAACCCAAGTTGTCTATGTGCCATCCTGCTTTCTGACGCTGCCAAAAGCTCAGGAATCAAGCCTGAGGTTGCTATCACCATCCCCAAGCGCTGCAACATTGCAAACCGTCCAGTCGGATACAAGTGCGGAC CCTACACATTGCCTTGA